The following are encoded together in the Lactuca sativa cultivar Salinas chromosome 1, Lsat_Salinas_v11, whole genome shotgun sequence genome:
- the LOC111897344 gene encoding protein N-terminal asparagine amidohydrolase yields MNVSSSRVITKERFNTKCFLVRIMIFVNGVRFLSDSSPVEGVIALLEHPDLVSASRTFCAIPEKKFSVSEESGSQAKCVYVFQREYATADPSLVEIVGTDEATTCVGIVIRNCTSGMTSIGHLDSPKVVDIGLSQMLSLVSDSDDDAILDVHLVGAFEDSAPQGNDDTGYSFPLCMKIVEKLAESKVKFEIRNFQVLKHNTRWDSEGNAYPIFHGLLVEMSNGRVVPGSFDASTRCPDEIIRRIRLGASFGPGPPRLLDTYQTQTDRFLIPPFSWTMQQLRFALVMRHRSDLEILLTTSTSPSAEGPDFVATQKRVWEYLIQHPDWKETFPSKLPRVFQRIESGNWSLSSER; encoded by the exons ATGAATGTGTCATCTTCAAGAGTGATAACAAAAGAACGTTTCAATACGAAGTGTTTTCTTGTTCGGATCATGATTTTTGTCAATGGAGTTCGATTTTTGTCAGATTCATCTCCAGTTGAG GGTGTAATTGCATTACTGGAGCACCCTGATTTGGTATCTGCCTCACGCACATTCTGTGCTATACCAGAAAAGAAATTTTCGGTTTCTGAAGAATCTGGATCACAAGCTAAATGTGTGTATGTCTTTCAGAGAGAATATGCTACTGCAGATCCTTCACTTGTTGAG ATTGTTGGCACTGATGAAGCAACAACCTGTGTTGGCATTGTCATTAGAAATTGCACAAGCGGCAT GACGTCTATTGGCCATTTGGATTCTCCAAAGGTTGTTGATATTGGCCTCTCCCAGATGTTGTCATTAGTTTCAGATAGTGATGATGACGCTATTTTGGAT GTTCATCTAGTTGGTGCATTTGAGGATTCTGCTCCTCAA GGAAATGATGATACGGGATATTCGTTCCCACTGTGTATGAAAATAGTAGAGAAATTGGCAGAAAGCAAGGTGAAGTTTGAAATCCGAAATTTTCAAGTGCTTAAACATAACACAAGATGGGACTCTGAGGGAAATGCATATCCGATCTTCCATGGGCTACTG GTGGAGATGTCAAACGGTAGAGTTGTCCCAGGCAGTTTTGATGCAAGCACAAGATGTCCAGATGAAATCATTCGGAGGATCCGGTTAGGTGCTTCCTTTGGGCCTGGGCCCCCCCGCTTACTAGACACATATCAAACCCAAACCGATCGATTCCTCATCCCACCTTTTTCTTG GACCATGCAGCAATTACGTTTTGCCTTGGTTATGAGACACCGTTCTGATCTGGAAATTCTTCTTACTACTTCAACATCACCTTCTGCCGAGGGCCCAGATTTTGTTGCTACTCAgaaaag GGTATGGGAGTATCTAATCCAACACCCAGATTGGAAAGAAACTTTTCCTTCAAAGCTGCCGCGTGTATTTCAGAGGATTGAAAGCGGGAATTGGTCCTTGTCATCGGAAAGATAG